One segment of Hippopotamus amphibius kiboko isolate mHipAmp2 chromosome 2, mHipAmp2.hap2, whole genome shotgun sequence DNA contains the following:
- the LOC130846157 gene encoding E3 ubiquitin-protein ligase RNF4-like — translation MNTRMCYGTRVNSRQSQEFFTPGEEGTNPEVILEVELIELEESDEIVDLTCESLEPTVIDLTHHDSVVITEERRRPRGNTRSLQGQTGSRVVSSDKEGLMRDRDVSVTNSAYYNALEEETLSCTLPGYIRCRICMDGYSEIELSKRHIYSTECGHIFCSQCLYTSLKYTKTCPVCLKNISCHQYHRIYI, via the coding sequence ATGAACACAAGAATGTGCTATGGTACCAGGGTGAATTCCAGACAATCACAAGAATTCTTTACACCAGGGGAAGAAGGCACAAATCCTGAGGTGATCTTGGAAGTGGAACTGATAGAACTTGAGGAAAGTGATGAAATAGTTGACCTCACTTGTGAATCTCTAGAACCTACAGTGATTGACCTAACTCATCATGACTCTGTTGTGATTACTGAAGAAAGGAGGAGGCCAAGGGGAAATACAAGATCACTCCAAGGCCAAACTGGCAGCCGTGTGGTTAGCAGTGATAAGGAGGGGTTGATGAGGGACAGAGATGTATCTGTGACCAACAGTGCCTATTATAATGCCCTGGAAGAAGAAACTTTAAGTTGCACACTACCTGGTTATATCCGGTGTCGGATTTGTATGGATGGGTACTCAGAGATTGAACTGAGTAAACGACACATCTACTCTACAGAATGTGGCCACATCTTCTGTAGTCAGTGCCTCTATACGTCCCTTAAATATACTAAAACCTGTCCAGTTTGTTTGAAAAACATCAGCTGCCATCAGTACCACCGCATCTATATATGA